The DNA region AAGCCTTGCCCAGGCCCGCGCCCGCGCCGGTGATGACCGCCACACGGCCGTCGTAGCGGATTTGCTCTTCCACCACGTCGCCGTATTCAAACACGCCCTGGTCGATGACCACGTCGCCGTTTTCCTGGTTGATGACGCGCCACACGGCCGTTCCTTCGCCGGTTTTCCAGATTTTAATGGCGATGGGAATTCCGGGGTACAGGGTCTTGGAGAAGCGGCACTTGAGCCTGCGGACCTTTTCGGGCTCGCCGGGGCACAAGGAGTTGATCAGTGCGCGGCATGCATAGCCGTGGGTGCACAGGCCGTGCATGATGGGCATTTCAAAGCCGGACATTTTGGCGAATTCCGGATCGATATGAAGCACGAACACGTCGCCGGACATCCGGTACAGTAAGGGAGCGTCCTTGGAGGGATGCTCTTCCACCACAAAGTCGGGGTCCCGGTCCGGGTACTCCACCACTTCCTTGGGAGGAGCTTCGCCGCCGAATCCGCCGTCCAGGCGGCCGAACAAGGTGGTCTTGGCCGTGAAGAGCTTTTTGCCCTTGGCGTCCCTGGACACGCTTTCGCCGACGATGATGGCGCCTTTTTTACCGGCTGCGGCCAGATCGTAATACTTGGTGACCGCCCCTTCGCTCACCAGCTTGCCCGAAGTCGGGATGGGCCTGTGAAAGATCAAATCCTGTTCGCCGTGAAGGAGACCCGCCAGATTCACGTTGGAATTCGCCCCAATGTGGCTTAAAAACTCAAAAACCGCCGCAATGGAGAAACTGGGGATGACCTTCAGGTCTTTCTCGTACACATAATCGAGTTCATCGAACCCGGCGCCAACGCCCAATGCGTAAAGGACCACATCCTTCCAGGTGTAATCCTTCTCTATCGGGCCGATTTTCTTGCCGATTGCATCCATGTTTAGAGCCATGTTACTACCTCCTTTACAGTGTAAGTCCGTCTAATGCTACACTTTTGATCGACTGCCGTAACTGCAAATTTGTGGAGGCGAACCTGGAACTATTCAGAGGGGTCCTGGGCCTTCGTTGCTTGCGTAAATGCAGGAACCAACACAAAACCCAAAGTATCTTTCACCACCCTCACATAGTCCTCGTGGTTCACATCCAACAGAACCTTGAAAAACCCTTCCCCCGATATGAAATTATGGATTGAGTTCATCATTGCCAACATCTTCATTTTCGCATCCACAGGCAAGGCCTTCTTGTCATTCACCAGCCCCATGGAATAAGCTATATTCCCCATGGTTTCAGGCACTTTTACTTCCAAGACCGATTCGTGCCGGGTTTTAGTGAAATAACGGTACAGCGTCAGGTTGGAAATTTCGGGATTTTCAAAAAGATAATCCGTCATGATGTCCAAGGCGATGGTCAACCTGTCCGCCAAAGGCTTGCCGTGAATGATGTGCTCGATTTCCACCAGTTTCGACCGCAGATCCTCAAAAATGTCCTGGACGACCGCTTCGTACAGGTCGCCTTTTTCCCCCCAGTGATAATACAGGGTGGAAATGTCGATCCCCACCTTTTGGGCGATCATGCGGGTTGTGGTGCCGTGGAAACCGTATTCTCCAAATATCTTGCGAGCGTCGCGCAGAATTCTCCCTTTCATGGAGTCCGGATCCTTGCGCGCTTTTTCCAGTGCTGTAAGCAGGGTTTCTGCTCCTTTATTGTAGTGAAGAGTAATTCAAGCCTTCCCTTTCCCGGGCGGGAATTGATGAGGGCAAGGCGCATTCAAAGGCTGTCATAAGCCTTTATTTCCAGGCGAAACGGAATAACAAAGCAGGTGATTCCAATAAAGCGTTTCCATCAAGCGCTGGAAACATTCATATGCAGGAAAACAGACCCGTGTGTCAAGCAAATAATTGCTTTCCATCCATGTGAAAAAAATAACTTTTGAACGGATGGTGAAATTCCAAGGAATTACGCAATCCTAAGAAAATCCGGCGACTAAGTGAATGCTTTCACAATCTCCCCTGACGCGCTTTTACAGGAGGCGGGCCGTCCGGATTCGGGGAGGGCCGCGGGAACAACAGGTGGATAACCAGGCTCTTCAGAAGGATTTTTCGACAGATGCAGCATTATATACGGGGGGGGCGGGATGGCTTGGAGTTGAGGGAAACGGGCTTTTTGACGGGGGGTTTTGGGTGGACCCAAGGCGCTTTGATTGTTCTCAACCTGTTTTCCGTAAGGGCGGAGGCGGAACTATACACTATAGATTATCTATATATTAACTTCTAACTATACATTGAAATCACTCTCTGGAAAAATGGAATAAATCCATATTTTAAAGGGATTAATCAAAATTTGTGACAAAGTATATTGACTTAACAGTCAAGGTTATGTTAGACGAATTAGTCAATAAGGGAGATCCGCGGCGCCCCGCCTTGATGCGCCGCTCGCCTCCCGGCCTTGCACACACAAACCTATGGAGGGGAAACGCATGACAAAGAGATCCGTATTTAAAGTCCTGAGTCTGGTTATTGCAACCCTGATCGCGGCCGCATCCGGGGCCTACGCCATGAGCCCCAAGCCCACCTGGCCGGAACAGCATACCATTGACTATAATCACGTCATGCGGGACGGCCTGGGCGGCTGGAACATCCTGCAGGATGATTATCGGGCCTTTAACGCCCTGGATGGCTTCTCCCTGGAATGGGACTATTATTCCTTTCACGACGACGACGGCAAGTTCACCGGCGTGGTCGGGATCGTAGTGGCGGATCCGGAAGGCAGGCTGGGCGGCAGCGAAACCTTTTCGGCCCTCAACCTCATGCCCTCGGGAGTGAACTTCGCCTTGTACGGCAAGTTCCCCGGCAAAGAGCCGATCGCCATTTACACGCCTCTCGGCCTGGGCCACGACGTGGGCGTGAACGAACGCTCCCTGTACGCCGAAGGCGAGGACGGGATTTTTATTGAAGAAATTCCGGTTCGGGGCGAGGACGGCGAGCCCGACGTCATGATCATTCGGGGAAACAACGGAGCCTACTCCTGGGATTTTTCCGTAAACCAGGGATTCACCGACTATGCGCCCTTAAAGCCCGAAACCTGGGTGGTGGGCAACGATACCGACGCCCTGCTGCCGGACGAACACTGGACCGTCAACATGCTGTGGCCCACCACGGAAGTCCGGGGAAGCATTACGGATCTTTCCACGGGCGAAACCACGGAAATCAACGGGCACGGATACCGGGAAAACTCCTTCGGCAGATGGGCCTTCGTCCTGGGCGGCTGGGACTTCGCCTTCATGTCCGATCCCGAAACCCATGTGCAGTGGGCCTTCCAGACCTATCATTTTAACACCACAAACCTGGACTACGTGGACGTGGACTTTCTGGATAACGGCAATCCGGTCGTTCAACGCTTTCACGCGGAGGACGGCGAGCTTGGCTGGGTGCACGGAGACTGGCAATGGGATGAAGAGGCCCGCCAGTACCTTCCCACGGATCTGACGGTCGTCGGCAAAAACGACCAGTACACCGTGGAAGCCTACGTGAACATCGGCGCCAATTACGCGCCCATGCTTTCGGATGTAACCTTTATTGTGGAGACATATTGCATCTTCGCCCAGATGCCCTGGATTACCGGCGTGATCAAAAGAACGGAGACCGGCGAGGTCGTGGCGACCTTTGAAGGCCAGGGCGGCGGAGAATTTTCGGTCATGCGGAGCTTTTGCGCCAACGAGCCCAGCCTGGACGTGAAGAAAAACATCTTCACCAGCACATTCTCCCATCCCATGCCCGAATAACCGATTTGCGGAAAGGGAAGCCAGGCCTTTTTCGCAAGGATAGGACCATGTTCTATCCCCCTCAAGGGGGCTCGCTGTCGGCGGCGGGCCCCCTTTCTTATTGGAGTTCGCCAGCCGCGGGGGCCTGTCACTGCGAGGGCGCGGCAAGCAGCGCCCCTGCTTATGGGTCTTTTTTAACTTTTGGGGACATCCTTAACTCTTTTGATACGTCTCCTCAAACATCCGGAGCAGTTCTTTTCGCCACGTACCGCTATTTTTGTATGATAATTGGGATGGGTGGAAATATTCAACGTCCATTGCCGCATTCAGCCTTTTGGTTTTTATGCTTCCTTTAAATGATTTGTTTTTCTTGTTCAAATTCAAGGCGATATGCCTCAGCGCCGCCGGATTCTCAGGGGCGTGCCCAGCCCTGATCCGGCTTTCATCCTCCCGGAATGCAATGTCAAGAACCCAATGCACTGAGTTTTCTATACCCCCAATGACTGCGTACGGCCTCCCCTTATGCAGCGTATTATGATGCCTGGGGTCGTTTACTGTCTCGAATAAGTATTTCATTATATTATACATATATCGCCAGATTCAGCGCCTTGGAGCCCGTTTTTTTTACATGCGTATGCCCTGCCCTCGGCCTCCTGGAGGAATCTAGGCCTTTATTCGGCTTTGGGGGTGTGATAACATACAGGTTTATGAAAAGATTGTTCAGAATACATGTAAACCTTTTGGTTTTGTTCATGATTCCGGGCCTGCTTATGGCTTCCCCCGGCAAGGACTGGACTGTCGCCAAGGTAAAAATTGAAGGCCTGGAAACCGTCTCCGTCAAAATGGCCAAGGCGGTGCTTTCCGTTCGCCCCGCCAACATCAGGCCTTGGGTGAAAGATCAGGTTTTTGCGCAGTCCCTGGTGGATGCGGACATCAAAAACCTGACCCAGCTTATGGAGCAGGAAGGGTATTTTGAATCCCAAATCGATTTCACCCTGAACGAAAATCCGGACCGGGAAAAAGTCTCGGTCATCTACAAAATAGTAGAAGGCCCTCCGATTCTGGTGGACTCCATGGATGTGGAGGGACTGGACGGCTTGTCCGAGAATCTAAGGAAGAAAATCATTGAATTCACTCCCTTGAAAAAAGGGGAGCGGCTGCGCACCGAGCCCTACGGCCAGGCCAAAGACAAGATCATCGACTTATTGAACACACACGGCTATCCCCACGCAGCGGTGACCGGGTCCATTATGGTCAACAAGCAGGAAAAGACCGCGGCCGTAACTCTTAAGGTGGACCCTAAGGGATATTATTTGTTCGGGCCGGCTTCCGTTGCAGGCCTGGAGAAAACCAATCCCAACGTTATTCTTTCCCGCGTGACTTTTGAAGAAGGAAAGATGTACACCCGCAAAGAGCTTGAAGAAACCCAGCGGGAAATATTTTCTTTGGGCTTTCTCTCCAAGGTCGGGGTGAAAACCTTGGAAACCAAAGAGCAGGTGGAAAGCGCAGCGCCGCCCACGCCGGAAAATCCTGGCAGCCTGCCTTTGGAAATAACCGGGGAGTACAAAAAGTTTAAAAGCGTACGGTTCGGCATCGGTTACGGCACCGAGGAAAAGCTGCGGCTTTCGGCCGGATGGCGGCACAGGCATTTCACCTCCCAGGCCACGCAGCTTGATTTATCCGTAAAAACTTCCGAAATCCTGCAAAGCGCCCAGGCCGAGTTGTGGCAGCCCTATTTTTTTTCCAAAAAGCAGGAGTTTAAAAACACGCTCGGCGCCAAGCGGGAGGACGAAATCAGCTACATCGACCTTTCGTTTTTCAACGAGGCCTCCGTCACCCGCAAGCTATCCAGGTATTGGAGCGGAACCATAGGGCATCAATTGGAGATGCACAGGCCCGAGGAATACTCCCTGGACCTTCAAGGAGATGAAACCGAGGCGGAAAACAATTACCTGGTTTCGTCCCTGGCTTTGGGTTTTGAAAGAGACTCGCGGCCAAAAGTGCTCATCCCCCGCTCCGGGACTTTTCTCTCCACCCGGTACTGGTACGGATCTTCCTCGTTGGGCTCTGAAATAGATTATTATAAGTTGTCCGTGGAAGGTTCCATCCTGATTCCCCTGGGCCAACGTTTTGTGCTGGCCTCCAGGGCCGGTTTCGCAGGAATCGAGACCTTGGAGGATACGGAAACCGTGCCCTTGTTCATGCGTTTGTTTTCCGGCGGCACCCACAGCGTTCGGGGCTACGAATACCAGCACCTGGGTCCTGTGAATGACGACGGGGAATACATGGGCGGCCAATCCCGGTGGGAGGGCTCCATAGAGCTGCGGTTCCCCATTTACAAAAAAATTACCGGAGTCGCCTTCACCGATTGCGGCTCGGTCCTGGAAGACCCGTTTTCCTTCGACGGCAGCTCGTTCCGCTACACGGCCGGTCCGGGCATCCGGTACGAGTCTCCGGTGGGCGCACTGAGCCTGGACGTGGGCTATCAGTTGAATCCCCAGGACGATTATGCAGACACATACCGCGTTCATTTCAGCGTGGGCCAGGCGTTTTAAATGAAACGAATTTTTAAAATATTATTGTGGGCGCTGCTCGTTTTTTTAATCTTCGGCTTTATTGTCGTCCCCCTGGCGTTGCGCACGGATTTCGTCCAGGAGCGGCTCACGCAATACGCGGAAAACGCGACCAAAGACCTGCCCGTCTCCATTTCGTTTTCGCGAATCATGCCGGACGTCCTATCCCGTGTTACCGTCGAGGGTCTGAAGATATCAGCCCAAAATGAGGTGATTTTTCGGGCGGAGAGCGTAACGGTAGGGCCTTTGCTGCCCGGGGTCCTGGGCGAGGAAATTACCCTCGGCCATGTAATCGTGGACAATCCCACGGCCAACCTGGTCAGAAACCCGGACGGATCCTGGAATGCGGCCTCCTGGTTTCCTCCTTCGGAGAACACGGAAGACGAAGAGCCCTTTAATCTGACTCAGTTTCCCGTCTCAATATCCCGGGCGGAAATCAAAAACGGCCGGATTCAGGTCAGAGTTCATGGGGAGGACGGCGCGGTTCTAATGGACAAGCCTTTTCAGTTGGACCTGAAAGGCCGCCTTAAGCCCTTTGCCGCCGTGGTGAACAACCTGACCCTGCGGGAAGCCGGCAAGGATAATGCGGATTTCCTGACCTGTAAAGGCGTGTACGACCTCAAAGACGACGCCGAGACCCAGGTGCAGATTAAAGGGGAATCGCCCTCTCTGGCGCAATGGCGGGCTTTGGCGCCCGGCCTGCCGGATTTGGAAAACCTGAAGATTTCCCTGACCGCTCATGGGCCGTTGGATAAGCCTGAATTCACCTATGCTTTGAAGTGCGATCCGGAGCAAACCGTGGAAGGGGCCGCCAGCCTGGATTTATCAGGCCCTGAATTTGCGATGAAAGCCAATGCCGCGGTCGGCGGCTTAATCCTGGATGATCTGGCGCCCGAGGTTCCTGGACAGGCCAGCGGAAAGATCAAGGCCTCCATGACCGGCATGTGGCCTGATTCGGACATTAAGGCGGAGGTCATTATCCAGCCTTCCCAGGTCCTTTCTTACGCCGTAAGCAAAGGCAGGATCAGCCTGGACTATAACCGGTCCGGCGACGCGGACCTTTCCCTGAGCTCCCAGGTCAACCTGGCGGAGCTCAAGCTGACGGCCAACGGAAACGCCAAAGGCCTGCTGGACCAGGACGCTCCGCTCTCTGTGCAATTCCATGCCGATGTGCTAAACGCCGACCCCAGGAAGCTGGCCATGGAAACCCAAGCGCCTTCCGGTGACTTGAATTTCACCCTGAACGGTCAGGCGGACAAGGCGGCGGGCCAGAGCCTCGGAGAAACGCTTCTTACCTTTAACGCCGGATTTTCCCCGTCCCGCCTGGAGAAATTGGAAATCAATTCAGCCTCCATCAACGGCGTGCTGGACAACCGGGGCGTGGAGGTTCGCTCGGCCAATGTGCAGGGCCACGGCATGGAGCTTAATCTATCGGGCAAGGTGGATTACGAGGCCCAGGGTCTTGCCAAAGCAAAGGCCAAAATATCTGATCTGGCCGGCCTGACCAGCCTGTTCCTAAAGCAGCCCATTCCGGGCGCAGCCAACCTAAGCCTGACGGCTAAAGGCGACCTGGCCGATCCTGACCTCCAGGGGGAAGTCACGGCCGAGCTACCCGATCTTGCTGGTGTATCTGAACAATTCCTTAAATCCGCCGTCAAAGGCTCGGCCAAAGTCAACCTAAAGGCCAAGGGCAAATGGAAAAATCCAACCATAGACGGCCGGGTGCAGCTTGCCTTGCCTGATTTGTCCGGGCTTGCCGCGCCGTATCTGGAGGACCCGCTTAAGGGCGCAGCCGATGTGGATTTGTTCGCCAAAGGCCCGGCCTTGAATCCGGCGCTAAGCGGCGAAATTTCCATGCGCGGAGTAAAGTATTTGGATTACGCGTTTGATCAGGGGAATTTTAAGGTCAAGGCCGCCATAGAACCCATGGCCGTTTCCGTCCAGGGCGGCGTTAAGGCCTTGAATCTGGCGGGGCAAACCCTCGACTCCCTGGCCCTGGACGTGGATCTGGAACAAAACGACCTGACCTTTACCTTAAATGGAAAGGGCGGCGCGGCGGACAGCATAAATGCCAAGGGCGTCCTTGCCGGCTACCGGCAGCTTAAAAAAAAGTTGACCTTATCCAGCCTGGAGTCGGTTTATCAAGGCAAGCGGGCCGCGCTTGTCAAACCCGCTGTTTTGGAAATTGCGCCGGATTCCGTAAAAACTTCCGGCTTGGAACTGGTCTGTGAGGAGCAAACTCTGTCGGTCCAGGGCGGTTATTGGTTCAACGGAAACCTGGATGCCTCCGTAAGTCTTCCGCAAGCGGATCTCTATCGGTTGTCTGAGATTTTGCAATTGTCCAGGCCTTTCAACGGGGCTGGTGACGCCTTCCTGGCCGCAAAAGGCTCCCTGGAAAAGCCGGAGGTCAGGTTTGAGGTCAACGCCCAAGAGGTCAGCATCGACAAGGATCTGCCCGGGCTGTCCCTCCGGGCGACGGGTGTTTATGAAAAAGGCCTTGCTTCCGTGAGTGCGGATTTGGTTCCGGAAACCGGCGGCAAGCTGGAATTTAATTCTACCTGCCCCATGGAGCTGGGGCTGCCTCTGAAAGACGACTTTTTGCCCCGCAGCGGATTGCAGGCCTCCATCAAAGGCCAGGGGCTGGACCTTGCCTTTCTCCCCCAATGGGTGGACGGCCTGGACGTCCTGGAAGGCGTCCTGAACCTGGAGGCCGCCGCTTCGGGAGACCCACGCTCTCCTATATTGCACGGTTCAGCCTCCATGGCCGCCGACAATATGGTTGTTGAAGAATGGCAAGATCCCATTACGGACTTGAAAGCCCAATTGGAATGGACTCCCCAGCTTGTCTCCATCAAGGATTTGTCCGCACGCACCCAGAAAGAAGGCGAGCTTCACGGCTCGGGAACCGTGGCTCTGGATAACTTCAAACCCACGGATTTCAACCTGGCCCTGCAAACCCGTAAATTTGATCTGTCCTACTGGGGCATGATAACGGCCAGGGCGGATTCGGACCTAAAGCTGGTGGGCATGTGGCCGGATATTGACCTGACCGGCCAGGTGAAGGTGGGCAAAGGGGAATTCCGGCTTGACCGCTTTATGGCGGAAATGCGCCGCAAGGTGGCCGTGGAAAAGGACGTGCGCATCGTGGGCGAAGAAGTGGAGGAAAAGGAATCCCCCATCAAGCCCATGGGCCTGAACCTGGATGTGAGCATAGAAGGCCCCATGTGGATACGGGGCGAGGGCGCCCAGATTCAGGCGGGGGGAGACCTGAACGTGACCAAAGAGCGTCAGTCCGACGCCATCCGCACCCGAGGATATCTGGAAACCAAACGGGGCGTGTACGAGTTCCGCGGCAAGAATTTCGACGTGGAAAAAGGCCGTGTGGATTTTGTGGGCCTTTATCCGCCCGACCCCATCCTGGAGATTGTGGCCGCTTACAAGGTGGCCGGCGTGACTATCTATTTGGAGATAGGCGGAACGCCTTCCTCCATGATCATCACCCTGTCCGCGGATCCGGAGCTGGATCAAACGGATATTGCGTCCCTGTTGATTTTCGGGAAAAGGGCCTCGGATTTGAGCAGCGGAGAATCCAAATCCCTGGAAGAGCAGGGCGCCGCCATGCTGGCGGCCAAGGCTTTGGATGAATTCAAGCAGATTGTCGGCGCGGACGTTCCCGTGGACATGCTGAGCGTGCGCAGCAACGGCGAAGGAAACGGCGGCCAGGATCTGGTGGTGGGCAAATATTTGTCGCCCAAGCTGTTTGTGACCTATCGCCGGGGGATTTCCTCGGAAAGCGCCAACGAAGTCCAGTTGCAATATCAACTCACGCCAAAAATCTCCGTGGAAAGCCAGATCAGCCAATCCGAGTCCGGCGTGGACCTGTTTTGGAATTACGACTATTAAAATGCGAATAATTTGACAGTTTTTCCGGACCTCTGGTAATCTGAAAATATTGGCGGTGGGGCGCTTTTGCGGCTATTGAAGGCTGCGGCAGGGAGATTAACCTGGTGATGAAATCTGCGCCAATATTGATTGTGGACGACGACCCGGGAGTCCGGCATTTGCTCAAAGAAGGGCTTTCGGCCTGGGATTATCAGGTCGTCGAAGCCCAGGACGGTTTGGAAGCCTGGGAGATCCTGAAAGAAACTCCCGTCACGCTGGTGATCTCGGACTGGATGATGCCCGGCATGGACGGTGTGGAGTTGTGCCGCCGGATTCGTTCGCATCCTTTTCCTTCCTATGTTTACGTTGTTCTTCTGACCGCAAAATCCCAAAAAGACGACCTGCTTCAGGGCATGGAGGCCGGCGCCGACGACTTCATGGGCAAGCCCTTTGCCATGGCCGAGCTTAAGGCCAAGCTGGCGGCGGCCAAACGCATCCTTAATCTGGAGCGCAGCCTGGAAGAGAAAAACGCCAAACTCCAGGACATGTATAAAAAGCTCAGCAAGACGCAAGACCTGCTGAACAAGGACATTGCCGCAGCGGCCTGGATCCAGCAAAGCCTGCTGCCCAATTCCGGCGCCGTTTACGGCTTTCGCTTTGACTCTTTGTTCATGCCCTGCAAGGTGATCGGCGGGGATATTTTCAACTATTTTCCGGTGGACCGCCACCATTTGGCCTTTTACTCCCTGGACGTTTCCGGCCACGGCATCCCTGCGGCCATGCTGTCCGTCACGGTCAACAAAACAATCACCAGCATGCCTTTTCACGAGGCCCGGTTTTTTTCAGGCTCGGACGGCGCCGAATACAGCCGCAGCATTTCGCCCCAATCCATGGCCAATGAGCTGAATCTGCTTTTTCAGCGCACCGAGACTGTGGAGCAGTATTTTACCATGGTCTACGGCATTGTGGATCGCAGGAACGGAAATATCATCCTTACCCAGGCGGGGCATCCCTATCCCATTTTGATCCCCGACCACGGGAAAGCCCGTTTGTTGGGGAGCGGCGGCCTGCCCGTGGGCCTTTTGCCGGACGCCGAGTTTACCGAGGACCTGTATAGAATCGAGCCCGGAGACAGGCTGTTTTTGTATTCAGATGGAATAACGGATTGCCTGGATCAGGAAGGAAATAGATTTTCCCAGGAAAGACTTGTAAACTTTTTATCTGAAAAACGCGACTTGACGTTAAAGGACCTGATGCGAAGAATGGGGGAGGAGCTTGTGCATTTCCGCGGAGACCCCAACTTTGAGGACGACGTCTCCCTCATGGCAATGGAGCGGTTTAAAGAGTAAAAGCTGATTTGCATTGATGGAAAGGAAAATCTCCATGAAAAAACTGTTTATAACGATTGGGATTATCGCCTGCTTTCTGACGGCAGGCTGCAATACTTATAGGGCCCAGCCCTTGTCTTTTAAAACCCCGACCAGCTATGAGAATTCCATGAACGTCGCCGGCGCGGACATAGCGGCCAAGGCCTATTTCGATCCCCAGGAAGCCAAGGAAACCTTTGGCTTTGATATTCGCGAATCCGGACTGATTCCCGTGCTGGTGGTTTTCGACAATCAGGGAGGCGTTCCCTTTTGGATTAACGGCGAGCAGACCTTCCTGGAGGACCAGGAAGGCAATATCTGGCCTGTACTGGCCGATAGAATCGCCTACGAGCGGGTGACCAAATACGCGAACACCAATGAAATTTTCAAGTCCGCC from Desulfatibacillum aliphaticivorans DSM 15576 includes:
- a CDS encoding TetR/AcrR family transcriptional regulator, producing the protein MKGRILRDARKIFGEYGFHGTTTRMIAQKVGIDISTLYYHWGEKGDLYEAVVQDIFEDLRSKLVEIEHIIHGKPLADRLTIALDIMTDYLFENPEISNLTLYRYFTKTRHESVLEVKVPETMGNIAYSMGLVNDKKALPVDAKMKMLAMMNSIHNFISGEGFFKVLLDVNHEDYVRVVKDTLGFVLVPAFTQATKAQDPSE
- a CDS encoding autotransporter assembly complex protein TamA; its protein translation is MKRLFRIHVNLLVLFMIPGLLMASPGKDWTVAKVKIEGLETVSVKMAKAVLSVRPANIRPWVKDQVFAQSLVDADIKNLTQLMEQEGYFESQIDFTLNENPDREKVSVIYKIVEGPPILVDSMDVEGLDGLSENLRKKIIEFTPLKKGERLRTEPYGQAKDKIIDLLNTHGYPHAAVTGSIMVNKQEKTAAVTLKVDPKGYYLFGPASVAGLEKTNPNVILSRVTFEEGKMYTRKELEETQREIFSLGFLSKVGVKTLETKEQVESAAPPTPENPGSLPLEITGEYKKFKSVRFGIGYGTEEKLRLSAGWRHRHFTSQATQLDLSVKTSEILQSAQAELWQPYFFSKKQEFKNTLGAKREDEISYIDLSFFNEASVTRKLSRYWSGTIGHQLEMHRPEEYSLDLQGDETEAENNYLVSSLALGFERDSRPKVLIPRSGTFLSTRYWYGSSSLGSEIDYYKLSVEGSILIPLGQRFVLASRAGFAGIETLEDTETVPLFMRLFSGGTHSVRGYEYQHLGPVNDDGEYMGGQSRWEGSIELRFPIYKKITGVAFTDCGSVLEDPFSFDGSSFRYTAGPGIRYESPVGALSLDVGYQLNPQDDYADTYRVHFSVGQAF
- a CDS encoding translocation/assembly module TamB domain-containing protein, translating into MKRIFKILLWALLVFLIFGFIVVPLALRTDFVQERLTQYAENATKDLPVSISFSRIMPDVLSRVTVEGLKISAQNEVIFRAESVTVGPLLPGVLGEEITLGHVIVDNPTANLVRNPDGSWNAASWFPPSENTEDEEPFNLTQFPVSISRAEIKNGRIQVRVHGEDGAVLMDKPFQLDLKGRLKPFAAVVNNLTLREAGKDNADFLTCKGVYDLKDDAETQVQIKGESPSLAQWRALAPGLPDLENLKISLTAHGPLDKPEFTYALKCDPEQTVEGAASLDLSGPEFAMKANAAVGGLILDDLAPEVPGQASGKIKASMTGMWPDSDIKAEVIIQPSQVLSYAVSKGRISLDYNRSGDADLSLSSQVNLAELKLTANGNAKGLLDQDAPLSVQFHADVLNADPRKLAMETQAPSGDLNFTLNGQADKAAGQSLGETLLTFNAGFSPSRLEKLEINSASINGVLDNRGVEVRSANVQGHGMELNLSGKVDYEAQGLAKAKAKISDLAGLTSLFLKQPIPGAANLSLTAKGDLADPDLQGEVTAELPDLAGVSEQFLKSAVKGSAKVNLKAKGKWKNPTIDGRVQLALPDLSGLAAPYLEDPLKGAADVDLFAKGPALNPALSGEISMRGVKYLDYAFDQGNFKVKAAIEPMAVSVQGGVKALNLAGQTLDSLALDVDLEQNDLTFTLNGKGGAADSINAKGVLAGYRQLKKKLTLSSLESVYQGKRAALVKPAVLEIAPDSVKTSGLELVCEEQTLSVQGGYWFNGNLDASVSLPQADLYRLSEILQLSRPFNGAGDAFLAAKGSLEKPEVRFEVNAQEVSIDKDLPGLSLRATGVYEKGLASVSADLVPETGGKLEFNSTCPMELGLPLKDDFLPRSGLQASIKGQGLDLAFLPQWVDGLDVLEGVLNLEAAASGDPRSPILHGSASMAADNMVVEEWQDPITDLKAQLEWTPQLVSIKDLSARTQKEGELHGSGTVALDNFKPTDFNLALQTRKFDLSYWGMITARADSDLKLVGMWPDIDLTGQVKVGKGEFRLDRFMAEMRRKVAVEKDVRIVGEEVEEKESPIKPMGLNLDVSIEGPMWIRGEGAQIQAGGDLNVTKERQSDAIRTRGYLETKRGVYEFRGKNFDVEKGRVDFVGLYPPDPILEIVAAYKVAGVTIYLEIGGTPSSMIITLSADPELDQTDIASLLIFGKRASDLSSGESKSLEEQGAAMLAAKALDEFKQIVGADVPVDMLSVRSNGEGNGGQDLVVGKYLSPKLFVTYRRGISSESANEVQLQYQLTPKISVESQISQSESGVDLFWNYDY
- a CDS encoding PP2C family protein-serine/threonine phosphatase translates to MKSAPILIVDDDPGVRHLLKEGLSAWDYQVVEAQDGLEAWEILKETPVTLVISDWMMPGMDGVELCRRIRSHPFPSYVYVVLLTAKSQKDDLLQGMEAGADDFMGKPFAMAELKAKLAAAKRILNLERSLEEKNAKLQDMYKKLSKTQDLLNKDIAAAAWIQQSLLPNSGAVYGFRFDSLFMPCKVIGGDIFNYFPVDRHHLAFYSLDVSGHGIPAAMLSVTVNKTITSMPFHEARFFSGSDGAEYSRSISPQSMANELNLLFQRTETVEQYFTMVYGIVDRRNGNIILTQAGHPYPILIPDHGKARLLGSGGLPVGLLPDAEFTEDLYRIEPGDRLFLYSDGITDCLDQEGNRFSQERLVNFLSEKRDLTLKDLMRRMGEELVHFRGDPNFEDDVSLMAMERFKE